Genomic DNA from Candidatus Binatia bacterium:
GCCTTCCAGACAGCCGCCTTCTTTCACCACCAGACTTTGTGCCTCGACCGTTCCGATGAGCCGGCCCCCACTGCCGATTTCGACGCGCTCGGCGCCACGGACCTCGCCGCGGACCTGTCCCAGCACGATCAGCTTCAACGCCCGGACAATGCCGTCGACCTTGGCCTCTTCGCCCACTACCAGCATGTCGCTGGCACGGACCTCGCCGCGCAGCGTCCCATCGATGCGTGTGGGCACGGTGAAACTCAGCCGCCCGCTTACGACCGTGTCTGCGCCGAGTGACGACCGCAGGACAGGAACCGGGGCGACGAAGCTCGTTCCCACCGCCGCTTCACTCGTGCGCCCGTGTTCACTAACATTCTTGCCTGAACTCAGGCGACCTCTACGCTTCCAGAACACCGCACCTTCCTCCTTCCCCCCTCACGTCGGGAATACGTGACACGCGACCGCGTGCTGGTTGTGACCCACAGTCAGTTTCGGCTCCATGGAACGACATCGCTCTTCGACATACAGGCAGCGCGGATGGAACGGACAGCCCGCCGGTGGATGAATAGGACTCGGCACGTCGCCTGGCAAGAGCATGCGTTGGCGCCGCGCCTTCGGATCAGGAACCGGGACAGCAGACAAGAGCGCCCGTGTGTAAGGATGACGTGGGTTGCGATAGATCTCTTCGCTCTCCGCCAGTTCCACAATCTTCCCGAGGTACATGATCGCCACGCGATGGCTGATATGTTCCACAACCCGCAGGTCGTGCGCAATGAAGACGTACGCCAATCTCATTTCCACCTGCAAGTCCTGCAGGAGGTTGACGATCTGCGCTTGAATCGAGACGTCCAGCGCGGAGACGGGCTCGTCGGCCACGATGAGGCGCGGCTGCACGGCCAGGGCCCGGGCAATGCCGATGCGCTGCCGCTGTCCGCCGCTGAATTCGTGCGGATAGCGGTCGTAGGTGTCGGCTCGCAAGCCGACACGGTCGAGCAACTCGATGACCCGCCGCTTCTTGGCGGCGCCGCGCGCCAGGTTGTGGATTTCAAGCCCCTCGCCGACGATCTTCCCGACGCGCATGCGGGGATTCAGGGAGCCGTACGGATCCTGAAAGATGATCTGCATCTCGCGACGCTTCTGCCGCAACGCCCCGGGGCTCAAGGTCTGCAGGTTCTCCCCGTCGAACAGCACCTCGCCCGAGGTCGGCTCCAGGAGGCGCAGGATCAGGCGGCCCAGGGTGGACTTTCCACACCCCGATTCACCGACGACGCCCAATGTCTCGCCCGGGTACACCGCCACATTCACTCCATCGACGGCACGCACGAACTGCCGCGGCCCGAACAAACCGCCGCGGACCGGGAAGTACTTCTTGAGGTGGCGGATTTCGAGGAGGGGCGTCATGTGGCCAGACTGGCAAACCTGTTTCTCATTGACCGGCCCTCACCAGCCGGGTTCCGAGGCACGAATGCAGGCGGCCCAATGTGTTGGCTGCAGCTCTTCAAGAGACGGATCGATCACGGCGCAGCGGGCGATGGCTTCCGGGCAACGGTCGCGGAAATGGCAGCCGGACGGAAGGTCGAGCAGGTCCGGTACCATGCCGGGAATAGCTTCCAAGCGCCGCGCCTTCGCGGCGCCAACCTTCGGGATCGAACGCAACAGACCGCGCGTGTACGGATGCCGAGGACGGGCAAAAATGGCCTCCACCGGGGCACGCTCGACGATGCGGCCGGCATACATGATGGCCACTTCGTCGGCGCGCTCAGCCACGATCCCGAGGTCGTGCGTCACCAGGATGAGTGCCATTCCCAGGCGTTGCTGCAAGCTGGCCAGCAAATCGAGGATCTGTGCCTGGATCGTCACGTCGAGCGCCGTGGTCGGCTCGTCGGCGATCAACAGCCGTGGATGGCAGGACAGCGCCATGGCGATCATGACGCGTTGGCGCATACCGCCACTGAGCTGGTGCGGATACTCGTCCACCCGACGCTCAGGTTCTGCCATCTCCACCAGCCTGAGCATTTCGATCGCTTTTTGCCGTGCCGCCCGCCGGCCCAGTCCCTGGTGTAGCCGTACCGCCTCGGCGATTTGATTGCCGACGGTGAAGACCGGGTTCAGCGAACTCATCGGTTCCTGGAAAATCATGGCTATGGCGTTGCCCCGCAGTTGACGCATTTCGGCTTCACTTGCAGTGAGCAAATTGCGGCCGTCGAAAAGGATCTCGCCACGTACGTGCGCCGCCGCAGGAACCAAGCGGAGGATCGACAGCGCCGTCATGGTCTTGCCGCAGCCCGACTCGCCGACGAGACCCAATGTCCGCCCCGGGTCGATGCTGAAGCTGGCCCCATCGACGGCTCGCGCCTCACCCTGGGGCAGTTGGAAGCTGGTGTGCAGGTCGCGTACCTCAAGTAGCGCCACACGCCTGTCTCTAGCAGCCTGGCGAGAAAAGCGGAAGGTCAGGCGGCCCTCGCTGTTGTTGGTCGGGGATGGTACCGCTACTTCTTCTGCTCCATCTCCTGGCCGCAGCACTTGAGTGTTCCGCCGCCGCCTTTGGTGACGATAACTTGCGAGCCGCACTTGGAACAGATGTACATTTTCCCCAGTTGATTGGCCATTCGTGTCGCTCTCCTTCTTGCCTATTGGCCGCGGAAGACGGGCTTCCGTTGGTGTAAGAATGCGCGAATTCCCTCTTGCCGATCGCGCGTTGTCTGCAACAGGACGTACAGGTCCTCTTCGAGACGGATGCCCTGTTCGAGCGTGAGATCGGTTCCTTTCAGCACGGCTTCTTTCCCATAGCGCAACGCCATGGGTCCCTTGCTCCTGAGGGCGTCGATGACGGTGCCGAGTGACCGTGCGAAGCCGGCGTGCCGGACCACTCGTGACACCAGTCCGATCGTTTCCGCTCCCGCTGCGGTGATGGTGCGGCCGGTGAGCAACAGATCGAGCCCGCGGGTGCGTCCGACGATGCGCGGCAACCGTTGTGTCCCCCCATGCGCCGGGAGCCGTCCCGCGACCAATTGCGGCATGGCAAAACGAGCCCGCTCGGATGCGACACGCAGGTCGCACGCGAGGGCCAGTTCGAGGCCTTCGGCAACTGCTTCGCCCTGAATCGCGGCCACAACCGGACGCGTCAGGCGCGCGATTGCCTCCACCCAGTCCATGCGTTGCTGCCAGCCGCCGCCTGCCTCGACGCCCAGGCAGAAACTTGGTCCCGATGCCGCCAACACCACGGCACGCACGCGGTCGTCCAACTCGATGTCGGCCGCGGCTTCACACAGCTCTTGCGCCAGCTCCTGCGTGATGCGGTTGCCATGGCGGGGCCGATCGAGCGTCAGCCAGGCAACGCCATCGACGACGCGCGTCCGCAAGCCGCGCCTGGCGGCGCGCGCGACGGCGTTCCTGCTCACGCGCGCTCTCCGCCCAGTTGCGCGCGCAGGTCCTTCTTGAGAACTTTGCCCATCTGATTCCTGGGCAACGCCTCGAGGAAGTGGATCACCTCGGGTTTCTTGAAACTGGCCAATCGCTGCCGGCAGAACTCGGAGATGTCCTCGGCCGTCAACGTCACACCGGGACGCGGCACCACCACGGCGGCGACGCGCTGGCCCCATTCCACATCCGGGATGCCGATGACTGCGGCCTCGTCGACACCGGGGTGCGAATACAGCACCGCTTCCACCTCCGCCGGGGCGATGTTCTCGCCGCCGCGTATGATCATGTCGTCCTTGCGTCCGGCGAGAAAGATGTAGCCATCTTCGTCGAGCCAACCCATGTCATGCGTCGGCAGCCAGCCGTCCTGTAAAGGGGAGCTGTTGGCGCCGCCGCCGCCGTAGCCCTTCATCACCCGCGGCGTTCGCACCCAGAGCTCGCCCACCTGCCCAGCCGGCAGCTCCTCGCCGTCATCCCCGACGACCTTCAGCTCGACGTCCGGCAGCGGCCGACCGATCGACTTGAGGCGTCGGAGTCGGAGTTCCACTTCCTCGGGGCTGCCATCGAGGCGATGGTCGTCGGGGCCGAGCACCGTGAGCGTCGAGGTGGTTTCTGTCTGGCCGAACGCATTCACGAAACCGACAGTCTTGGGGAACATCTCGATGGCGCGGCGAATGACCGGGAACGGCATTTGCGCGCCGCCGTACGACAGGTTCTGCAGGCTCGACAGATCGTGTGCAGAAAACTCGGGATGGTCGATGAGTTGCTTGACCATGGTCGGCACCAGAAACGCGTGTGTCACCTGCTCGCGTTCGACCGTCTCCAACCACTCCGTGGCATCAAACTGCCTGAGCAACACGAGGCGGCGACCGGTGAACAGCGAGGTCATGATGTTGGTGGCGCCGGCAATGTGGTACAGCGGCACGCACAGTAGCGCCGCGCCACGCGGGGTGCCGTCCGCCAGTTCGACGTTGGCGGTCACGTATGCCGTGAAGTCGTTGTAGGTCAGCATCACGCCCTTCGGCAGGGCGGTTGTCCCACTGGTGTACATGAGGATGCTGGTGTCCTCGTCGTCGACCTCGGGCGGCTCGAGCTCCGGCGACGCCTCTGCCATGAGGCGCTCGAGGTGCAGAAACCCGTCCTGCGGTGTCTCCATGGCGATGTAGGTTTCCACGCCGGTGAATTTTGGGCGGAGTTGCTTGACGGCTTCAAGATAGCGATCGCCAACCAGCAAGACTTTCACTTGCGCTGTGGTGACCATGTACTCCAGCTCAGGCAACTTGGCGCGATAGTTCAGCGGAAGGAAAACCGCACCGAGTGCGGCGGCTGCATAATAGGCTTCCACATAGTGGTGCGAGTTCGTTTGCAGGACGGCCACGCAGTCGCCCCGCCGAATGCCGACGGCGTGCAATGCGTTGGCCAGGCGCTGAATGGCCTGCCAGAGTTGACCGTACGTGAGGCGATGATCCTCGAAGACCAGAATCTCCTGGTCCTCGAACATGGCTGCCGGAATGCTGACAAAGTTAGAGGTATTCACCGAATGCTCCGCTCCGCATTAATGAGTTCAATCGCTGTTCCAGTGCCAAGCCGTTGGGCAGGCTCATGTCGAGCCCGCCGTTCACCGCGTGCTTGGCGCAAGCCACAAGTTGTGGCGGCAATTTGCACAGTCGCCGCGCCAGGTCAATTGCGGCAAGGTGCAGCCGTGCCTTCGGAACGACCTGCGTGACGATTCCGAGGGACAGGGCTTCGCTAGCAGTGAGCCAGCGGCCGGTGAGGATGAGGTCGAGCGCGCGCCCAATACCAAGCGCCCGCGGGGTGGTCTGGGTGCCACCGACGCCGGGGATCATGGCCATGCCTGTTTCCGGGTAGGAGAAGCGCGCATCTGTAGCTGCAATACAAATGTCGCACAGAAGCGCCATCTCGAAGCCGCCGCCCACGGCGTACCCGTGGACCGCCGCGATGGTCGGTTTGGAGAGCGACAGCAGCAGCTGCCACACGTCCCGGTGCCAGCGCGCTTCCCGCGCCGCGATCGGCGACGAGGCGCTGCCGAACTCACGCACGTCACCGCCGGTGCAGAACGCGGGTCCGTTGCCGCGCAGGACCAAGGCGTGAACCTCCGGGTCATCGCGGACGGCACCGAGGGTCTCGAACAGCGTGTCACGCATGGCCATGTTGTACGCATTCAATACGCGCGGCCGGTTCAGCGAGACGATCGCCACCGCGCCGTCCTTCTCATACAGCACGGCGGCTGGCTCCTGCTGTGCGGGCGCCGCATGCCGCGCCCGTACTTGCTTGGACACTAGAGCACCCGGCATCCGGAATATGCTGGATATGAGTCAAGTTGCATGCGAAGCGTTTCGTAGCGACCCAACACGTCCGCCGGAAGCCTCTGGAGTGCGGGCGGGGAGCGGTCCTGCCGAAAAGACGCTGGGCGCAGCCCACTAGTCACTCGAGGGCAGGGGCTTCGCTTCCTTCAACTTCATGTCCTTGTCGCAACAGGTCACCGAGCCGGCGCCAGGTTTGTTGCACAGCACCTCGGTGCCACAGGTCTCGCACAAATACCGCTTGCCAAGTTGGTTGGACATTTCCGTCTCCGCCTTCTCTTGAATTCGTAGGGTGGGCACTGCCCGCCCTACGTGATGACACACTATTACGACGACCGCGCATAAAACGGCAAGGCGACAACGCGCGCAACGGCTGACCCTTGCGGCAGCGCCACCTGGACCTCCGTGCCCGGGTCCCAACACTCACTCTTGGCATACCCCAGTGCGATGACGGATCGGTGGGCAGGCGACCAGACCGCGCTGGTGACCCAGCCGGCCTCCTGAGCTGCATGGACGAGCTTCGAGTGCGGCGGCGGCACGACCTCACCCTCACAGAGTAGACCGACGAGTTTCCTGTGTAGCTGACCACGCGCAGCCACCCGCTCGACCACCTCTTGCCCGAGGTAGCAGCCTTTCCGATAGCTGATCGCCGCGTCCAAGCCCGCTTCGCCGATCAAGATAGAGTCGTCGAAGTCCGGGCCGTACCATGGAATACCGGCTTCGAGCCGCAGTACGTTCAGGGCTTCCATGCCAACCGGTTCCGCACCGGCGGCATGGCAATGCTCCCACAGTTTCGAGGCCATTGCCGGATTTCCGAACAGCAGGTAACCGTTTTCGCCGGTATGGCTGACGGCAGCCACCCGTACGGGGGACCCGTCGAACGTCGACTCACGATGGGCAAACGGCTGCAGTCCCTCAACCGTGTCGCCGAGGACGCCGACCAGGGTCCGGGCGGCTTGCGGGCCCTCGACCGCAACCAGCGGTGCCCACGCTTCATCCGAGACGAACTCGACGTCGTCGGCGACGATGTGGCGGTCGAAAGCTTCTCGCACCGCGCCCATCCGCGCCGCGGGCCCCTCGAGCCACAGTTCGTCGGCGAGCGCGTAGACGCGGAGATCGGATACCACTTTGCCTTGTATGGTCAGCAGCGCCGCGTATGTGCCTTGCCCCTCGTGCAAGCCCGCGACGTCGTTCGTCACCATCCCCTGCAGAAACGTCGTCCGGTCCGAGCCGATCATTCGCAGCAGTCCGCGGAAGCGCGCATCGAGCAAACCGCAGCGCTGCCGTACCGCCGCCCACTCACTCTGAAGGTCGGTGAAGCGGGCCGCCAGCTCTATGCCGGCGGACCGTGCTCCACTGGCCCGTTCAAGCCCTTGTGATTCGGAGTTCATCGAGGATTCACGATTGTTGTTGAGTAACAAAATCGGCCGGCCGAAAAAAGGGCCACGCGCTAATGCTTTGTCGGCTCAACTCAGGATTCGAACCTGCCCGGCGACCCCAAGGTCTTCGAGTGCTTGCCGCAGGTCGCTCTCCAAACTCGCAGCGACACTGGCATCAACGGTGACCGAGAACTCCACACTGACCTTGAGATCTGTGCCCGCCCGCAACTTTGGCAGCAGCTTCGTGCCGAGCCGGTTCCAAATCTCGGGCGGAACCGTTCCGACGAGGCGCAGCGTCTTCGTGGTGACGCCAGGCGCGGGCGCGGGTCCCGGTGCGAGGCTCGGCTCAGGCGCGGTGATGGGTTCGGGACCAGGCTGGGGACCCGGCCCCGGCACGGGCTCGGGTGGAGCACCCGCCTTGCGCGCCTTGGCCGAATCCTTCCTCAGCAGGCACACGCCCGCATCGAAGGCGACCTCGTCCGGTGCAAGCAACTCCTCGAACCATACCCGCTCGTAGCTGCCGTCGGGCTTCCGGCCCGACGCCAAGCCAAAGTCACCCCGACTCACGAACTCGACGATCTTGGATCTAAGGATCGCATCGGGATCCACCAGGCGCGTGAGCGAGCCATTGAGGAAGCTCTGCCGCAGGCTCGCGACCGGCCACGCCGCAGACTCCTTCAGCGCCGGGGGCCAATTGCGCTCGATATAACCGGCGCCAACAGACTCGTTGAGGAGCGCCTCGGACTTGAGAGCGGCAATGACCCGGCCGCACAGGGTCTCGCCACTCGAAGAATGTCCCGCGCCGAGGTCGATCACCTTGAGGCCGTCGGTCTCCTGCGTGTCGGCAACGACCGCGAAACGATAGTCGCCCCAGACCTCGTCCTTCGCCGCCTCTTCCGCGTCCTTGACCTTCGACTGAAGCTCCGCCCGATCGCTCTTTTCGAAGTCACCACCGAGCGTACCCTCGGCGACCTCGCGCGCCACCCGCTTTCACGCGAGCCCCAGCTCCACCTTGTCGCGCAGGTCTCGGCCCGGCTTCTTGAGGCACCAGACGAGCGCTCCCGGATAGAGCCGCGGCGACTTTCCGCGCTGGCGCGTCCACTCGGCGAGCTGCGCGCGCAACGAGCCGCATCCCGTCCAAGCCGTCTCCGGATCGACGACCACGAGGGTGAGCTTCGGCCTGTCCGGGATCTCCGTGTCATCCCCTTTGAGAATCTCGACGGGGGATGCTCGCGCCGCGCCGGAACTCCTCCTCGACGAGCTTGCGCAGCGCGGGCTTGACCTCGGTTTCCTCGTCGAGCGACGCGCGCCGGTCGCTCACCACCTTTTTCATGGTCGGCTGGTAGCCGATGCGAAAGCCGTCCGCGCCCGTCTTGCGGATGAAGTACGACCTACCCTCGAGAACCAACGCGGCGTTGTCGATCGATGTCGTGTCCAGCTCGGGCTCGCCGAGCGCGAAGCGCAGCTCGGGAAGATGCGCGACTTTATCGGTCTGCCCGCCCGACGATTCGAAGAGGATCGCAGTCCCGACGCGCCGATGGATGTCCCGCAGCGGCCCTTTGGTGTCGGCGTCGAGCGCCTTGCTGTGCGCCTGCTCGCCGGCGATGTCGGTATCAATCGCCGCGATGAGCCGCGACTCGCCGAGCTGGCCCAGCACCACGCTGCGGAACCCGGGCTCGGCGAGCGGCGCCGAGCCGAGCGTGATGAGCGGCTCGGTGCGCGCTGTGCGGTAGCCGTCCTGGGCGGCGATCGAGATCCACTGCGCCAACATTGCCAGCGTGCCGCGCGTCTGCTGGTACTGCGGCAGCGCCTGCCACTTGCGCTGGAAGACCGACAGCGTCGCCGGATGGAACGGGTAGCAGGCCTCGAAGCGGCGCTGCAGGAACTCGCGCGCCTTGGCCTCGGTCGCGGCCGAGTCCACGGCGGTCCACTCGGGTGGGAGCCGCTCGCGCCGCTCGAAGCACCAGTCGCCGTAGGCCTTGGCGACGTTCTTCCGGATCTTCTCGCTTCCAAGATCCTGGAAGAGCCGCCGTCGAACGACCTCGCTGATCTCGGTCTCGTCGTTGGCAATCAGGTCCTTGGCGACGCGCCGCACCACCTTCGAGATCCTGTCCTGCCACTCCTGATCCGACTCCGTCATCTCGACCTGGCTGCGTGGCAGGCTGATCACCGCCGCGCCGTGCGTGGTGCCGGTGGTGGCGACCGTCAGATTCTGGATGAAGGCGTGGAACGATTCGGCGCTGGCGCGGTGGCGGTTCAGGTAGTTCAGCACCTCATCGAAGAGCAGGAGGACCGGCGCGCCGGCCGCCTGGAAGACCCGCGCGATGGCATCGGTGCCGGGGGGCGTGGTCTTGGCCGCGGGACCAAGCGCCTCGACGCCCTTGTCGCCCGCGAGCTGGCGGGCGATGTCGATCCACGGTGTCTCGCGCCCCGGCTGCGGGTCCCAGGCGTTGCCAACGAACACGGCGACCTTCGCCTTGGGCACAGAGCCGACGCCCGCTTCGCGCACCAGGTCGGCGACCCCGTTGTAGCCAGCCACGGCGTCTCCGTTTTTCGCCAGGTGGTACAGCGTGGTGAGCGTGTGCGTCTTGCCGCCACCGAACTGGGTGATGAGCGTGAGCACAGGCGACGTGTTGTCGGTTCTCCCGGAGAGCCGTCGCAGCACCATACCCGCGTGCTCGCGCAGTG
This window encodes:
- a CDS encoding polymer-forming cytoskeletal protein; translation: MGTSFVAPVPVLRSSLGADTVVSGRLSFTVPTRIDGTLRGEVRASDMLVVGEEAKVDGIVRALKLIVLGQVRGEVRGAERVEIGSGGRLIGTVEAQSLVVKEGGCLEG
- a CDS encoding dipeptide ABC transporter ATP-binding protein encodes the protein MTPLLEIRHLKKYFPVRGGLFGPRQFVRAVDGVNVAVYPGETLGVVGESGCGKSTLGRLILRLLEPTSGEVLFDGENLQTLSPGALRQKRREMQIIFQDPYGSLNPRMRVGKIVGEGLEIHNLARGAAKKRRVIELLDRVGLRADTYDRYPHEFSGGQRQRIGIARALAVQPRLIVADEPVSALDVSIQAQIVNLLQDLQVEMRLAYVFIAHDLRVVEHISHRVAIMYLGKIVELAESEEIYRNPRHPYTRALLSAVPVPDPKARRQRMLLPGDVPSPIHPPAGCPFHPRCLYVEERCRSMEPKLTVGHNQHAVACHVFPT
- a CDS encoding ABC transporter ATP-binding protein — its product is MALLEVRDLHTSFQLPQGEARAVDGASFSIDPGRTLGLVGESGCGKTMTALSILRLVPAAAHVRGEILFDGRNLLTASEAEMRQLRGNAIAMIFQEPMSSLNPVFTVGNQIAEAVRLHQGLGRRAARQKAIEMLRLVEMAEPERRVDEYPHQLSGGMRQRVMIAMALSCHPRLLIADEPTTALDVTIQAQILDLLASLQQRLGMALILVTHDLGIVAERADEVAIMYAGRIVERAPVEAIFARPRHPYTRGLLRSIPKVGAAKARRLEAIPGMVPDLLDLPSGCHFRDRCPEAIARCAVIDPSLEELQPTHWAACIRASEPGW
- a CDS encoding enoyl-CoA hydratase/isomerase family protein, giving the protein MSRNAVARAARRGLRTRVVDGVAWLTLDRPRHGNRITQELAQELCEAAADIELDDRVRAVVLAASGPSFCLGVEAGGGWQQRMDWVEAIARLTRPVVAAIQGEAVAEGLELALACDLRVASERARFAMPQLVAGRLPAHGGTQRLPRIVGRTRGLDLLLTGRTITAAGAETIGLVSRVVRHAGFARSLGTVIDALRSKGPMALRYGKEAVLKGTDLTLEQGIRLEEDLYVLLQTTRDRQEGIRAFLHQRKPVFRGQ
- a CDS encoding long-chain-fatty-acid--CoA ligase, producing the protein MNTSNFVSIPAAMFEDQEILVFEDHRLTYGQLWQAIQRLANALHAVGIRRGDCVAVLQTNSHHYVEAYYAAAALGAVFLPLNYRAKLPELEYMVTTAQVKVLLVGDRYLEAVKQLRPKFTGVETYIAMETPQDGFLHLERLMAEASPELEPPEVDDEDTSILMYTSGTTALPKGVMLTYNDFTAYVTANVELADGTPRGAALLCVPLYHIAGATNIMTSLFTGRRLVLLRQFDATEWLETVEREQVTHAFLVPTMVKQLIDHPEFSAHDLSSLQNLSYGGAQMPFPVIRRAIEMFPKTVGFVNAFGQTETTSTLTVLGPDDHRLDGSPEEVELRLRRLKSIGRPLPDVELKVVGDDGEELPAGQVGELWVRTPRVMKGYGGGGANSSPLQDGWLPTHDMGWLDEDGYIFLAGRKDDMIIRGGENIAPAEVEAVLYSHPGVDEAAVIGIPDVEWGQRVAAVVVPRPGVTLTAEDISEFCRQRLASFKKPEVIHFLEALPRNQMGKVLKKDLRAQLGGERA
- a CDS encoding enoyl-CoA hydratase/isomerase family protein translates to MSKQVRARHAAPAQQEPAAVLYEKDGAVAIVSLNRPRVLNAYNMAMRDTLFETLGAVRDDPEVHALVLRGNGPAFCTGGDVREFGSASSPIAAREARWHRDVWQLLLSLSKPTIAAVHGYAVGGGFEMALLCDICIAATDARFSYPETGMAMIPGVGGTQTTPRALGIGRALDLILTGRWLTASEALSLGIVTQVVPKARLHLAAIDLARRLCKLPPQLVACAKHAVNGGLDMSLPNGLALEQRLNSLMRSGAFGEYL
- a CDS encoding aminomethyltransferase family protein; translation: MNSESQGLERASGARSAGIELAARFTDLQSEWAAVRQRCGLLDARFRGLLRMIGSDRTTFLQGMVTNDVAGLHEGQGTYAALLTIQGKVVSDLRVYALADELWLEGPAARMGAVREAFDRHIVADDVEFVSDEAWAPLVAVEGPQAARTLVGVLGDTVEGLQPFAHRESTFDGSPVRVAAVSHTGENGYLLFGNPAMASKLWEHCHAAGAEPVGMEALNVLRLEAGIPWYGPDFDDSILIGEAGLDAAISYRKGCYLGQEVVERVAARGQLHRKLVGLLCEGEVVPPPHSKLVHAAQEAGWVTSAVWSPAHRSVIALGYAKSECWDPGTEVQVALPQGSAVARVVALPFYARSS
- a CDS encoding DUF499 domain-containing protein, translated to MEPWYKVATPRKEVREGRSFNPDEFAIALEQVVAGTAPEDYRDPAQFFARTCFTRALREHAGMVLRRLSGRTDNTSPVLTLITQFGGGKTHTLTTLYHLAKNGDAVAGYNGVADLVREAGVGSVPKAKVAVFVGNAWDPQPGRETPWIDIARQLAGDKGVEALGPAAKTTPPGTDAIARVFQAAGAPVLLLFDEVLNYLNRHRASAESFHAFIQNLTVATTGTTHGAAVISLPRSQVEMTESDQEWQDRISKVVRRVAKDLIANDETEISEVVRRRLFQDLGSEKIRKNVAKAYGDWCFERRERLPPEWTAVDSAATEAKAREFLQRRFEACYPFHPATLSVFQRKWQALPQYQQTRGTLAMLAQWISIAAQDGYRTARTEPLITLGSAPLAEPGFRSVVLGQLGESRLIAAIDTDIAGEQAHSKALDADTKGPLRDIHRRVGTAILFESSGGQTDKVAHLPELRFALGEPELDTTSIDNAALVLEGRSYFIRKTGADGFRIGYQPTMKKVVSDRRASLDEETEVKPALRKLVEEEFRRGASIPRRDSQRG